A part of Halobacillus shinanisalinarum genomic DNA contains:
- a CDS encoding helix-turn-helix domain-containing protein has product MIKIREWLIQLRKERNLTQQQVAKGAFIDRAYYAQIETSSRNPSIAVASQIANFLHVNPYLFFSEYLSEPFEIALLHSPIIVAHCDLELKYTWMFNPDPDFDTSTVIGRRDDHTNINDGITALMELKRKVIETRSPVHKRILFPLPSAHTEYYVFGQPLYNDDGKVVGASTTSTQLLP; this is encoded by the coding sequence GTGATTAAAATAAGAGAGTGGTTGATTCAACTTAGGAAGGAAAGAAACTTAACACAACAGCAAGTGGCCAAGGGAGCTTTTATTGATCGGGCTTATTATGCCCAAATAGAAACGAGCTCTAGAAACCCAAGTATAGCGGTAGCGTCACAAATCGCAAATTTTCTTCATGTAAATCCATATTTGTTTTTCTCGGAATACTTAAGTGAACCGTTTGAGATTGCCCTCCTCCACTCTCCGATCATTGTCGCTCATTGTGATCTAGAGTTAAAATACACATGGATGTTTAACCCGGATCCGGATTTCGATACAAGTACGGTTATAGGAAGACGAGATGACCATACTAATATAAACGACGGAATTACTGCACTGATGGAGTTGAAACGCAAAGTTATAGAAACCAGATCTCCTGTACACAAACGTATTTTATTCCCTTTACCTAGCGCTCATACTGAGTACTACGTTTTCGGCCAGCCTTTATATAACGATGACGGAAAAGTGGTTGGAGCATCTACAACTTCTACTCAACTTTTACCTTAG
- the sda gene encoding sporulation histidine kinase inhibitor Sda — MNLEQLPGRILHLTYDRAVELGLDEEFIDLIEEELNRREGEKTIRIE; from the coding sequence TTGAATTTAGAACAATTACCTGGACGCATTCTTCACCTTACCTATGATAGAGCAGTTGAATTAGGTTTGGATGAGGAGTTCATCGATCTAATCGAGGAAGAACTAAACAGAAGGGAAGGGGAGAAAACAATCCGTATCGAGTAA
- a CDS encoding YqjF family protein translates to MNLQPWTIYQEWEELTFFHWPIPPHIIRPFVPKPFAIDTFGGSAWLAIVPFRINHIRLRGLPPLPYFNHMLELNVRTYVTYKEEPGVYFLSLDANHPVGVILARQFNLPYLHANMRLDQTTQTIHYTSRRTHNGYPSAHFHACVHSLDAPFLASPGSLLYWLTERYTLWFTRNQYVYKGPIVHKRWQLQHASADISIQDMTTPLPNKWFAQKPVTHFSKSQQTHIFPFQRVGLKDFSN, encoded by the coding sequence ATGAACTTGCAACCATGGACTATCTATCAAGAATGGGAAGAATTGACCTTCTTCCACTGGCCAATCCCTCCGCATATTATTCGTCCTTTCGTACCAAAGCCGTTTGCAATAGATACATTTGGAGGATCTGCTTGGCTTGCCATTGTTCCATTCCGCATAAACCATATACGGCTCCGTGGATTGCCCCCACTCCCCTACTTCAATCATATGTTGGAATTAAACGTGCGGACATATGTTACCTATAAGGAAGAACCGGGTGTCTATTTTCTATCGTTAGATGCAAATCATCCTGTAGGTGTTATTCTCGCAAGACAGTTTAACCTGCCTTATCTCCATGCGAATATGCGATTAGACCAAACCACTCAAACGATACACTATACGAGCAGACGTACACACAATGGTTATCCTTCTGCTCACTTCCACGCATGTGTCCATTCACTTGATGCTCCTTTTCTTGCAAGTCCCGGCTCCCTTCTATACTGGTTAACAGAACGCTACACTCTATGGTTTACAAGGAATCAGTATGTATATAAAGGCCCAATTGTTCATAAACGCTGGCAGCTTCAACATGCTTCAGCAGACATTTCTATTCAAGACATGACGACTCCCCTCCCAAACAAATGGTTCGCACAAAAACCTGTCACGCATTTTTCAAAAAGTCAGCAGACTCACATCTTTCCTTTTCAACGTGTAGGTCTCAAGGATTTCTCAAATTGA
- a CDS encoding ring-cleaving dioxygenase, producing MNIKGIHHVSAITANAKQNYDFYTNVLGMRLVKKTVNQDDNSMYHLFYADEKGNPGTDLTFFEIPRAGTTYPGTHSISTTSLRVQDDKALEYWKDRFDAFGVDQDPIKETMSRKTLAFRDPEGQRLTLVSDENNEGVTAGTAWDKSIIPQEKGINGLGPVHLTVADAAPTAKVLTEILGFRKVGTFDDRIVFEAGEGGTGAEVHIEANPELHRERPGRGSVHHVAFRVEDEAELAKWKDKIQGAGYPNSGLVDRFYFKSLYFREPNHILFELATDGPGFATDEDEKHLGESLALPPFLEHKREQIETNLTPLETNK from the coding sequence ATGAATATAAAAGGAATTCATCATGTTTCTGCTATTACTGCTAATGCTAAACAGAACTATGACTTTTATACAAACGTTTTAGGCATGCGTTTAGTAAAAAAAACAGTTAACCAAGATGACAATTCAATGTACCATTTATTTTATGCTGACGAAAAAGGAAATCCAGGTACTGATTTAACCTTTTTCGAAATACCTCGGGCTGGTACGACTTATCCCGGTACACATAGTATTTCAACCACTTCTCTAAGAGTACAGGATGATAAAGCGTTAGAATATTGGAAAGATCGTTTTGACGCATTTGGTGTTGACCAAGATCCGATTAAAGAAACTATGAGTAGAAAGACGCTTGCTTTTCGTGATCCCGAGGGCCAACGATTGACGCTTGTATCAGATGAGAATAATGAAGGAGTAACTGCTGGCACAGCCTGGGACAAATCCATTATTCCACAGGAGAAAGGAATTAACGGACTTGGTCCAGTCCATTTAACAGTTGCCGATGCCGCTCCTACAGCAAAAGTACTAACAGAAATCCTCGGATTCCGTAAAGTTGGAACATTTGATGATCGTATTGTATTTGAAGCAGGTGAAGGGGGGACGGGTGCGGAAGTCCACATCGAAGCTAATCCGGAATTACACCGCGAACGACCTGGGCGGGGAAGTGTTCATCATGTGGCGTTCCGCGTTGAAGATGAAGCTGAACTTGCGAAATGGAAAGATAAAATTCAAGGCGCTGGCTATCCTAACTCGGGGCTGGTCGATCGCTTTTATTTCAAATCCCTTTACTTTAGAGAACCAAACCACATTCTATTTGAACTGGCAACGGATGGACCTGGTTTTGCCACAGATGAAGACGAGAAGCATCTGGGAGAAAGTTTAGCTTTGCCTCCTTTCCTAGAGCATAAGCGTGAACAAATAGAGACAAATTTGACTCCGCTTGAAACGAATAAGTAA
- a CDS encoding aconitate hydratase has product MGYNVTQKLIKDHLVEGKMNPGSEIGLKIDQTLTQDATGTMVMLELEAMGIDRAKTEASAQYVDHNLIQEDSKNPDDHLFLESAAKRFGLYFSRPGNGVSHPVHMQRLAKPGQTLLGSDSHTCANGCMGMLAMGAGGIDVAMAIAGEPFYVKMPKVWGVKVTGEFPEWVSAKDAILEMLRRHGVKGGVNHIFEYYGPGLKNLTAMDRHVIANMGAELGATGTVFPSDDETKRYMKLQGREDDWIELKADDGAKYDVNDEIDLSELEPMIAKPSSPGNVVPVSEVEGEPIYQSYIGSSANPGFRDFAIASKIVEGRHIADGLSFDLNPTSRQMLIDLSQQGHIANFLQAGARLHQAGCNGCIGMGQAPATGRNSLRTTPRNFPGRSGTREDSVFLCSPEVAAVSALKGKITDPRKAGFDYPKVQELDKPTIDTQLLEKPLSPKESAKEELVKGPNIASIPKMDKLPNDMELPILLKVGDDISTDEILAGGARVLPFRSNLPEISKFTFEIVDDTYYDRAMKQREDGGHVIIGGTNYGQGSSREHAALAPRYMGLRVAIVKDFARIHWQNLVNFGILPLTFVNEKDYEDLEQGDVLTFKDLRETIHKGNEVNVKVKGKDKTIKVQHALSKRQLEMMQSGGLVNWVKNRLE; this is encoded by the coding sequence GTGGGGTATAATGTCACACAAAAGCTGATTAAAGATCATTTAGTTGAAGGTAAGATGAATCCTGGCTCAGAGATTGGGCTGAAAATTGATCAAACTTTAACGCAAGATGCAACTGGTACAATGGTTATGCTTGAGTTAGAGGCAATGGGAATTGATCGGGCAAAGACAGAAGCATCTGCTCAATATGTGGATCATAATTTAATTCAAGAGGATAGTAAAAACCCGGATGACCACTTGTTTTTAGAGAGTGCAGCGAAAAGATTTGGGTTATATTTCAGCAGGCCTGGTAATGGGGTCAGCCACCCTGTTCACATGCAGCGTCTAGCTAAGCCTGGGCAAACACTGCTTGGCTCAGACAGTCACACATGTGCAAATGGCTGTATGGGGATGCTCGCTATGGGTGCGGGCGGTATTGATGTCGCTATGGCCATCGCAGGGGAACCTTTTTATGTGAAAATGCCGAAAGTATGGGGCGTAAAAGTAACGGGAGAATTCCCGGAATGGGTAAGTGCTAAAGATGCTATTCTGGAAATGCTTAGACGTCATGGTGTTAAAGGTGGAGTCAATCATATTTTTGAATACTATGGCCCAGGGCTTAAGAATTTAACAGCTATGGATCGCCATGTTATAGCTAACATGGGCGCGGAATTAGGGGCAACTGGTACCGTTTTCCCATCTGATGACGAAACGAAACGATACATGAAGCTACAAGGACGTGAAGATGACTGGATTGAGTTAAAAGCTGATGATGGTGCGAAATATGATGTGAATGATGAAATTGACTTATCAGAGCTTGAACCTATGATCGCCAAGCCTTCAAGTCCAGGGAATGTAGTACCTGTTAGCGAGGTTGAGGGTGAACCGATTTATCAGTCCTATATTGGATCCTCAGCCAACCCGGGATTCCGTGATTTTGCCATTGCTTCAAAGATTGTCGAAGGCAGACATATCGCAGATGGGTTGTCGTTTGATTTGAACCCTACCTCAAGACAAATGCTAATCGATTTGTCTCAGCAGGGGCATATCGCAAACTTCTTACAGGCGGGAGCTCGTCTACACCAGGCCGGATGTAACGGTTGCATCGGTATGGGGCAGGCGCCGGCAACAGGCCGCAATAGTTTGCGAACAACACCTCGTAACTTCCCAGGCCGCTCGGGCACTAGAGAAGATAGTGTGTTCCTGTGTAGTCCGGAAGTAGCTGCTGTATCTGCACTGAAGGGTAAAATTACCGATCCTCGGAAGGCTGGATTTGATTATCCGAAAGTTCAGGAACTAGATAAACCAACCATAGATACCCAGCTTCTTGAAAAGCCATTAAGTCCTAAAGAATCTGCTAAGGAAGAATTAGTGAAAGGGCCAAATATCGCATCTATTCCTAAAATGGATAAATTGCCTAATGATATGGAGTTGCCTATCTTACTTAAAGTCGGTGATGATATTTCAACTGATGAAATTTTAGCAGGCGGGGCCAGAGTTTTGCCATTCCGAAGTAATCTTCCTGAGATTAGTAAATTCACCTTCGAAATTGTAGATGATACTTATTACGATCGAGCGATGAAACAGCGTGAAGATGGTGGTCATGTCATTATTGGAGGAACAAACTATGGGCAAGGGTCAAGTCGTGAACATGCAGCTTTAGCACCCAGGTATATGGGGCTCAGAGTAGCTATTGTGAAGGACTTTGCACGAATTCACTGGCAAAACCTAGTCAATTTCGGCATCCTTCCACTCACTTTCGTAAATGAAAAAGATTATGAAGATCTTGAGCAGGGTGATGTGCTGACCTTTAAAGATCTTCGGGAGACCATTCATAAAGGGAATGAAGTAAACGTAAAAGTGAAGGGGAAAGATAAAACAATTAAAGTCCAACATGCCCTGTCTAAACGTCAGCTTGAAATGATGCAATCGGGTGGGCTAGTCAACTGGGTTAAAAACCGTCTTGAATAA
- a CDS encoding M4 family metallopeptidase codes for MNWKSFMASVVIGSSLFSGGSLAHAETGSTDQTAPQAKINAPDFVKKNFSASKVVSKEKVSEFFKENAKDFGINPNKDLKFVKAEQDDLGMTHYTYQPLVENIPVANSKVIVHTNKDGTVASVNGEFHKNAPEKLKQQRQVKKKEALSIAWTHIDVEKEEADQTKKTAEGENFETLTEASNLVVYHENGNYQLAYHVELQFAQPYPANWQVYINAESGEVIKAANLVNEATGTGVGVLGNTKSLNTYYTNNTYYLFDTTKPMNGVIETFTGNNGEYLPGNYVTDTGNTFYSEQQKAAVDAHYYAGEVFDYYYDTFGRVSYDDQGADIRSTVHYGSNYNNAAWTGNQMIYGDGDGSTFTYLSGADDVVAHELTHAVTDTTAQLVYENQSGALNESFSDVFGYFVDSEDWLMGEDVYTPGRRGDALRSMSNPNAYNQPDHMNEYQNLPNTREGDWGGVHTNSGIPNKAAYYTINNLGISKTEQIYYRALTVYLTPSSDFSYAKAALEQSANDIYGNQAANAVTQAWNNVGVY; via the coding sequence ATGAATTGGAAGTCATTTATGGCAAGTGTTGTCATAGGTTCTAGTTTATTTTCAGGCGGATCTTTAGCACATGCTGAGACAGGCAGTACTGACCAGACAGCGCCGCAAGCTAAGATCAATGCACCAGATTTTGTGAAAAAGAACTTTAGTGCATCAAAGGTAGTTTCAAAGGAAAAGGTGTCGGAGTTTTTCAAGGAGAATGCGAAAGATTTTGGAATTAACCCAAACAAAGATTTGAAATTCGTTAAGGCAGAGCAAGATGACTTAGGCATGACTCATTATACCTATCAGCCTCTGGTTGAAAATATTCCTGTAGCTAATTCAAAAGTCATTGTACATACAAATAAAGATGGAACGGTGGCGTCAGTGAATGGGGAGTTTCATAAAAATGCTCCTGAAAAGCTGAAACAACAGCGCCAAGTGAAGAAAAAAGAGGCACTATCCATCGCATGGACTCATATTGATGTTGAAAAAGAAGAGGCAGACCAAACTAAGAAAACAGCTGAGGGCGAGAACTTTGAAACATTGACTGAAGCTAGTAATCTAGTTGTCTATCATGAAAATGGGAATTATCAATTAGCCTATCACGTGGAGCTTCAATTTGCGCAGCCTTATCCTGCAAACTGGCAAGTGTATATTAATGCAGAGTCAGGTGAAGTCATTAAGGCTGCAAATCTTGTAAATGAGGCGACAGGGACAGGTGTTGGTGTGCTTGGCAATACGAAGTCTCTAAATACTTACTATACGAACAATACGTATTATTTATTTGATACTACAAAGCCGATGAATGGAGTGATCGAAACATTTACTGGTAATAATGGAGAGTATCTTCCTGGGAATTATGTAACGGATACAGGTAATACTTTTTATAGTGAACAGCAAAAAGCTGCAGTCGATGCCCATTATTATGCAGGAGAAGTGTTCGATTATTATTATGATACCTTCGGACGTGTGAGTTATGACGATCAGGGTGCTGACATCCGCTCTACTGTGCATTATGGTTCAAATTATAATAATGCAGCCTGGACAGGGAACCAAATGATTTATGGTGATGGAGATGGCTCTACATTTACCTACCTTTCCGGTGCTGATGACGTTGTTGCACATGAGTTGACTCATGCCGTTACAGATACAACAGCACAGCTGGTTTATGAGAATCAGTCCGGTGCCTTGAATGAATCATTTTCGGATGTTTTTGGTTATTTTGTAGACTCTGAGGATTGGTTGATGGGTGAAGATGTCTACACACCTGGACGTCGAGGTGATGCCTTGCGTTCGATGTCCAATCCAAACGCTTATAATCAGCCAGATCACATGAATGAGTATCAGAACTTACCAAATACTCGTGAAGGTGATTGGGGTGGCGTCCATACGAACAGCGGAATCCCAAACAAGGCCGCTTACTACACGATCAATAATTTAGGAATTTCCAAAACTGAACAAATTTATTATCGTGCTTTAACAGTTTATTTAACTCCAAGCAGTGACTTTTCTTATGCAAAAGCAGCTTTAGAGCAATCTGCCAATGATATTTATGGAAATCAAGCTGCCAATGCAGTTACACAGGCTTGGAATAATGTAGGAGTTTATTAA
- a CDS encoding helix-turn-helix transcriptional regulator, whose product MEYGKVLRFHRVKQGLTQNQLAEGIISSAYLSKIENDQTVPAVEVLELLYERLGLDYNDSSYSHPSKEKLKEWYESIVFKRRENAELLKEELLQQKETLANHQLYIFFELFRIRHLLLENEVKKAYEAWENIRQHKDTFDDEMKFYYHLVSGLVKYYKNEFNDAFQQLMEAKNYSSSFEIEGWEKSDLFYLLALSTSQATHLSASVFYADQALEIFQTQYDLAKSADCHIIQGINYSRLKNYTKSLENYHLARKIASQTNNNIQLTLVYINIGTLEARMGNHAIAIESYQKSIEYNDLSTSFRNSYLLTAVHSLVIEHYKKDDYEGCLKWVNYGEEKLKIYPSKPFQLHFEFYKKVINNDNNISDFLETDVIPFFEKKKEHIYIIRYSMFLADLLEKQRMYKKASFYLRLAIQLLNKHSQLGGILL is encoded by the coding sequence ATGGAATATGGTAAAGTGCTTCGGTTTCATCGAGTTAAACAAGGTTTGACTCAAAACCAGCTAGCTGAGGGGATTATTTCGTCAGCTTACCTCTCTAAGATTGAGAACGATCAAACCGTTCCAGCTGTAGAGGTGCTTGAGTTGCTTTACGAAAGGCTCGGTCTCGACTATAACGATTCCTCTTACAGCCATCCTTCTAAGGAAAAGCTAAAGGAATGGTATGAATCGATCGTGTTCAAACGTAGGGAAAATGCCGAGTTGTTGAAGGAAGAATTGCTCCAGCAAAAGGAAACGCTGGCCAATCATCAATTGTATATTTTTTTCGAGTTGTTTCGCATTCGACATCTATTATTGGAAAATGAGGTGAAGAAGGCCTATGAAGCTTGGGAAAATATCCGTCAGCATAAGGATACTTTTGATGATGAGATGAAGTTCTATTACCATTTGGTTTCGGGTTTGGTGAAGTATTATAAAAATGAGTTTAATGACGCCTTCCAACAATTAATGGAGGCTAAAAACTATAGTTCTTCATTTGAGATAGAAGGTTGGGAAAAAAGCGACCTATTTTACTTGCTTGCTTTGAGCACAAGCCAAGCAACCCATTTATCAGCCTCTGTATTTTATGCCGATCAAGCACTTGAAATCTTCCAAACTCAATATGATTTAGCTAAAAGTGCTGATTGCCACATTATTCAAGGGATAAATTATAGTCGTTTAAAGAATTACACCAAATCTCTTGAAAACTATCATCTTGCACGGAAAATTGCCTCACAAACCAATAACAATATACAACTAACTCTTGTTTACATCAATATTGGTACATTAGAAGCTCGTATGGGTAATCATGCGATCGCTATTGAAAGTTACCAAAAAAGTATTGAATATAATGATTTAAGTACATCATTTCGAAATTCTTATTTACTAACTGCTGTTCATAGCTTAGTAATTGAGCATTATAAGAAAGATGACTATGAAGGATGTCTTAAATGGGTTAACTACGGAGAAGAGAAGCTTAAAATATACCCTTCAAAACCCTTTCAACTTCACTTTGAATTTTATAAAAAAGTTATAAACAATGATAATAATATAAGTGATTTTTTGGAAACCGATGTAATACCTTTCTTTGAAAAGAAGAAGGAACACATATATATCATCCGCTATTCGATGTTCCTAGCCGATCTATTGGAAAAACAACGGATGTATAAAAAGGCTTCATTTTACCTAAGGTTAGCAATTCAATTGTTAAATAAACATTCTCAATTAGGAGGGATATTATTGTGA
- a CDS encoding DUF429 domain-containing protein: protein MKIVGIDLSGPSNHKDTAVAVFSDQGDSLYLDRLLNPASDQDILSLITNLSAEQQVVVGIDAPLSYEDGGGDRELEKELRSFTKELGMKSGSIMPPTLTKMIYLTVRGMKLASLLSDLMNIQVIEVHPGATLAARIPGEEGRKHALLYKRSLESRDWIANWMISFGLKGIQVNLLQTSHLIDSCAAAIAAWDYVSPNRKPAWSYDANSPYHPYPFSC from the coding sequence ATGAAAATAGTCGGCATAGATTTATCAGGACCTTCCAATCATAAGGATACGGCTGTGGCCGTTTTTAGTGATCAAGGAGATTCGTTATATCTTGATCGGCTTCTAAATCCTGCATCTGATCAGGATATTCTTTCACTGATTACAAATTTATCTGCTGAACAACAGGTTGTTGTTGGCATTGACGCCCCTCTTTCCTACGAAGACGGTGGGGGCGATCGTGAGCTTGAGAAGGAACTCCGGAGTTTCACGAAAGAATTAGGGATGAAGTCTGGTTCGATTATGCCGCCAACGTTAACTAAAATGATCTATCTTACGGTCAGGGGAATGAAGCTTGCCTCCTTATTAAGTGATCTTATGAATATTCAAGTCATTGAGGTCCACCCAGGTGCAACCCTAGCTGCAAGAATTCCCGGTGAGGAAGGACGGAAACACGCTTTATTATATAAGCGATCCCTCGAGAGTAGGGATTGGATCGCGAATTGGATGATATCTTTCGGCTTAAAAGGGATACAGGTAAACCTTCTGCAAACGAGTCACCTAATCGATTCCTGTGCCGCTGCAATTGCAGCGTGGGATTATGTAAGTCCAAACCGTAAGCCGGCATGGAGTTATGATGCCAATTCACCCTATCATCCTTATCCTTTTTCCTGTTAA
- a CDS encoding MBL fold metallo-hydrolase: MFLKSFFDENLAQNSYMVGCQKTGEALVIDPARDIQPYLETANKNALRITKVTETHIHADFLSGSRELANETGGALYLSSEGDEEWKYNFVKNLNHKWLKDGDYFHVGNVRLDVLHTPGHTPESLSFLLTDKGGKAPVPMGIFTGDFVFVGDVGRPDLLEKSIGASGTAEQGARAMFQSLSRFKELPDFIQVWPGHGAGSACGKSLGAVPSSTVGYEKITNWALTIGDENQFVTTLIDGQPEPPSYFRVMKKFNKEGPDLLPLDGSLDRIKPEEILYGEYTIIDTRSKEKFAYGHIEGSLNIPVNKSFANWSGWLLDYHQDITLVADDQKVDDIIRTLQSIGFDRTVGYIESTDVDNITDLEIYKNITVKELEDTLKREDYVIIDVRNQSEWEEGHMDQAVHIMLGTLPNRLDEIPKGKKVIVHCKSGGRSAIAASILQANGFKEVINVTGGYDAWKRYMETIK; the protein is encoded by the coding sequence ATGTTTTTAAAATCTTTTTTTGATGAAAATTTAGCTCAAAATTCATACATGGTGGGGTGCCAAAAAACAGGGGAAGCCCTTGTTATCGACCCTGCTCGGGATATTCAGCCATATTTGGAGACCGCGAACAAAAATGCTTTGAGGATAACGAAGGTTACGGAAACCCACATCCATGCTGACTTCTTATCAGGGTCTAGAGAGTTAGCCAATGAAACAGGGGGTGCTTTATACCTTTCAAGTGAAGGTGACGAGGAATGGAAATACAATTTTGTGAAAAACTTAAACCATAAATGGCTTAAGGATGGCGATTATTTTCATGTTGGGAATGTTAGGCTGGATGTGCTTCATACACCGGGCCACACTCCTGAAAGCCTCTCATTTCTATTAACAGACAAAGGCGGGAAAGCTCCCGTTCCAATGGGAATCTTCACTGGAGACTTTGTTTTCGTGGGTGATGTAGGCCGTCCTGATCTTCTGGAAAAATCAATTGGAGCTTCAGGAACAGCAGAACAAGGTGCTAGAGCAATGTTCCAGTCTTTATCACGCTTTAAAGAACTGCCGGATTTCATCCAAGTATGGCCAGGTCACGGTGCCGGAAGTGCTTGTGGAAAATCATTAGGGGCAGTGCCGTCCTCAACGGTTGGCTATGAGAAAATAACGAACTGGGCGCTTACGATTGGTGATGAAAATCAATTTGTAACGACCCTAATCGATGGACAGCCTGAACCGCCTTCTTACTTCAGAGTTATGAAGAAGTTTAATAAAGAAGGCCCTGATCTTTTGCCGCTTGATGGTTCTTTAGATAGGATAAAGCCTGAAGAAATATTGTATGGGGAATATACTATAATAGATACCCGTTCAAAAGAGAAGTTCGCTTATGGCCACATAGAAGGTTCATTGAATATTCCAGTTAACAAATCCTTTGCTAACTGGTCTGGCTGGTTACTGGATTATCACCAAGATATTACTTTAGTTGCCGATGATCAAAAAGTGGACGATATAATTAGAACACTACAGTCGATCGGCTTTGATAGGACAGTCGGTTACATTGAAAGCACAGATGTAGATAATATAACTGATTTAGAAATCTATAAAAATATAACTGTGAAAGAACTGGAGGATACTCTAAAACGTGAGGATTATGTCATCATTGATGTGCGAAACCAGTCAGAATGGGAAGAAGGACACATGGATCAAGCGGTCCACATCATGCTCGGAACACTTCCTAACCGTTTGGACGAAATTCCAAAAGGCAAAAAAGTTATCGTGCACTGTAAATCAGGTGGGCGCTCTGCTATAGCTGCAAGTATACTTCAAGCGAACGGATTTAAAGAGGTCATTAATGTTACCGGTGGATATGATGCCTGGAAAAGGTATATGGAGACAATAAAATAG
- a CDS encoding DUF6933 domain-containing protein gives MFVIGATQKLAKELHQELEEQEQYKDIPKIYQWHANIITVNRRKCLMLMNNGTGLNLTLFGLRKQQFENIENVIKGSLNQLFQLLKVDKGISDHMLEAASEFVFTKTTNRQTLGMMNQVKALVEDAADGLEYEAIDAEEINYITNAELIYGPLKYSTPVETLKNYFEK, from the coding sequence ATGTTTGTCATAGGAGCAACACAAAAGCTAGCTAAAGAACTCCATCAAGAATTAGAAGAGCAAGAACAATATAAAGACATCCCCAAAATTTATCAGTGGCATGCGAATATCATCACAGTGAACAGACGTAAATGTCTGATGTTGATGAATAACGGAACAGGATTGAACCTAACATTGTTCGGACTTAGAAAGCAGCAATTTGAAAACATCGAAAACGTCATTAAAGGATCGTTGAATCAATTATTTCAATTGTTAAAAGTAGACAAAGGAATTTCGGACCATATGTTAGAAGCTGCTAGTGAATTTGTTTTTACAAAAACAACAAACCGCCAGACTTTAGGCATGATGAATCAAGTAAAAGCCCTGGTGGAAGATGCGGCAGATGGGTTGGAGTATGAAGCTATTGATGCAGAAGAAATAAACTATATTACAAATGCTGAATTGATATACGGTCCACTTAAGTATAGTACCCCCGTTGAAACATTGAAGAATTATTTTGAAAAATAA
- the treR gene encoding trehalose operon repressor translates to MKNKFIVIYNDLVKAIRQGEFKAGDTLPSENELTIRFETSRETIRKALNLLSQNGYIQKVRGKGSVILDHSKFEFPVSGLTSFHELSNQLGQTVKTHVHELFLETANNQLRSRLNCSKDMKIWKISRSREIDGERIILDKDYILEDVVPGLTKSIAEHSIYHYIENQLELEISFAKKEIVVETVTEEDTAHLDLDGHSQVVVIRSYVYLADATLFQYTESRHRPDKFQFVDFARRTK, encoded by the coding sequence ATGAAGAATAAATTTATTGTAATTTATAATGATTTAGTAAAAGCAATCCGACAAGGAGAGTTTAAAGCTGGTGATACCTTACCCTCAGAGAATGAATTAACCATCAGGTTCGAGACTTCTAGAGAAACGATACGAAAAGCACTGAACCTGCTTTCACAAAACGGTTATATTCAAAAAGTAAGGGGAAAAGGTTCGGTTATTTTGGATCACAGCAAATTTGAATTTCCGGTATCCGGATTGACAAGCTTTCATGAGTTATCCAATCAACTCGGCCAAACTGTTAAAACCCACGTCCATGAGTTGTTTTTAGAGACTGCCAATAATCAATTGCGTTCGCGGCTGAACTGCTCAAAGGATATGAAGATTTGGAAGATTTCACGCTCGAGAGAGATTGACGGGGAGCGTATTATTTTAGACAAGGATTACATTCTCGAAGATGTTGTGCCAGGATTGACAAAATCAATTGCCGAGCACTCGATCTATCACTATATCGAGAATCAGCTCGAGCTTGAGATCAGTTTTGCAAAAAAAGAAATTGTAGTCGAAACCGTTACGGAAGAAGATACAGCCCATTTGGATTTAGATGGCCACTCCCAGGTCGTCGTCATTCGAAGCTATGTTTATTTGGCTGATGCTACTTTATTTCAATATACGGAATCAAGACACAGACCCGACAAATTTCAGTTCGTTGATTTTGCCCGGCGAACAAAATGA